Part of the Natronobacterium gregoryi SP2 genome, CACTGGTTCTGCTGGGGGCAGTCCTGTCGGTCGTCGCCGTGCTCGTCGCGACGACCAACCTCTTTGCCGGTTTCGTCGTCGAACTCGCCGACTGGGGCATGTCCGACAACTTCGCCGTCGTCCGCGTCGCTGGCGTGCTCGCGGGGGTCGGAGTCCCAGCCGCGCTCGTCGGCGTCTTCATCGTCTTGCCCGCCAGCCATCGTGTCCGCGCTGCGGCCGCGATCAGCGCGAGCCTCTGTCTGCTTGGTGTCTGCCTCTTCTGGTATGCCTACCCCGAAAACTGGCGCTACGGGAGCGACCAACTCACGCTCGAGGTGTCGGCAATCTACCTCCTGGGGCTCTTTACGGCGGTCTGGTGTCTGTTCACCGCCATCGTCAACTTCAAGACGCGAAACGATCCCGGCGGCATGCTCGAAATGAACGTTACTCGACATAACACGATCCTCGCGGTCGACGAGGACGACGGGGACGACGAGGACGACGAGCCCGCCGGTGCGGGCGGGGTCGGCCTGTTCGGAATCTCGCCGGAAGGGGACGTCGAGACGCAGACGAACGTCGACGACGGTGGGACAGCGGACCCAGCGCCCGTCGGCGGTCCGGCGACGAGCGACGGTGGGTCGACGACTGCAGACATCACGTCGCCGCTAGACGAGACGGGGCCAGCGACGGCCGCGAGCGACGACCGCTCCCGAAATCGGGGTCGGGAACCGACAGATCGCTACTGTGGGAACTGTCGTCACTTCGAGTACGCTCGCTCGTCGTCGGGCATCGTCCCGTACTGTACGCTCGATGGCACGGCGATGGACGACATGGACGATTGCCAGGAGTGGGAGCCGAACCGCGAGTGACGATCGGAACCTCTTACAGGCCGATCGACTGTCGAACCATCTCGAATCCTCTTCTGGGCAGATCGTAGATGATCGCCGCGGCGACGACGAGTTCGAGTACCGTCACCACCACCGTCATCAGATCGGCGCGACTGCTGCTGACGGGGACGCCGATCGGAAGATTGTACTCCGTTTTCGTGATCGGATAAAACAGCGCGATGCCTCGCTTGCTCCCTGCCACGTCCAGGACGTAGTGGGTCAACACGCCGATCCAGACGTACTCGAGGTTGTCGAACAGTTCGGGAAAGAGGAAAAAGCCGATCAAAAGCGGCAGGTTGTGCAGCGTCTTGCGGTGTTTCCCGAAGGCCGTGTCGATGTCGGGCACCATCGCACCGAGCGTAACGGGGACGCCGATCGCGACGATCGTTTCGAACGTCTGCAGGTCGCCTGCGGGCTCGAGCAGGTAGCCAAGCCCGATACTCAGTAGCACGGCGTTGAGAACGTGTCCTCGCTTGTTCATTATCCGCTACTGGAGAGTCGAGCGGGGAATAACTTTCTGCTCGGCTGACGGTCCTGTGAGCGACCGTTCACTGACGCGTTCGTTCGATTGTCTCGAACAGGGTCTCGAGCGCCCGATCGACGGTCTTCGCGCGGATGTCGGTGCGGTCGCCGTCGAACACGTACCGGGAAACAGTGGCGTAGGAGGCTTCGCTCCCCCACGGGCCGGCGTAGGCGACCCCGATGTAGACCGTCCCGACGGGGTTCTCTTCGGTGCCGCCGGTGGGACCGGCGATGCCGGTCGTGGCGACGCCCCAGGTGACGTCGCAGACGTCGCGGACGCCGCGGGCCATCTCGCGGGCGACGGGTTCGGAGACGGCTCCGTGTTCGTCGAGCGCCTCGCGGCTGACGCCCAGTTCGCGGCGCTTTGCGCCGTAGGCGTACGTCGTCAGCCCCGCCTCGAAGTAGTCGCTCGCGCCCGGAACTGCGGTGATCGCCGCGCCGATCAGTCCGCCCGTACACGATTCGGCGACGGCGAGCGTCTCGTCTTGCTCCCGGAGCACGTCGGCGACTTCCATCGGGAGTTCGCGGTCGACGTCGTCGTTCATGCTCGAGTAGAGGGGGTGGAGCGTTGTCAAAGCGCGGTTCGACGACCGGCCAGAACGAAAAGACGACGTACGCCCCAGCCGGACGTACCCGTATGGAGTACGAGACGCCGCTTTTCTTTCGGGTGATGGAGTACGCTTCGCAGGCCGAGGGCGACGTCATCGACATGGTCAGCGGGAATCCCGACTGGGAACCCCCGCAGGCGCTACGGGACGGCCTCCACGAGTACGCCGATCGCGAGCCGGATGCGTTCCAGTACCCACCCAGCGAGGGGCTGCTCGAGTTGCGCGAGGAGATCGCTGCACGCCGGGGGGTCGACCGCGAACAGGTCGTCGTCACCAACGGCGCAGGCGAGGCGAATTACCTCGCAATGGCTCGCGCACTCGAGCGTGATCGGGGTGACGAGATTATCCTCACCGACCCGGTCTACCCCTACTACCCGGGGAAGACGACGATGCTCGGCGGGACCCAGTCGTTCGTCGCGGCGAACGAGAACGGCCAGCTCGACCCGGCCGATGTCTGCGAGGCAGCCAGCGAGGAGACGGCTGCGATCGTCGCCAACTCGCCGAACAACCCGACCGGTGCGGTCTATCCCGAGGAGACGATGCGGAAACTCGTCGCGATTGCCGAGGAGTACGACGCCGTCCTGATCAGTGACGAAGTGTACGACCACTTCGACCTCTCCGGGAACTTCTCGAGCGCGCTCGCGGTCGATTCGGATCACCGGATCGTCACTAACGCCTTCTCGAAGTCGCTGGCGATCACCGGCTTCCGGGTGGGGTACGCTATCTTCCCGCCGGAACTGGTCGCAAACGCCAAGAGCCGGCACATGCTGGTTAACGTGGCCGGCAGCCGGCCGTCGCAGTATGCCGTCTTGCAGGCACTTTGCGGGACCGGTCCGGACTACTACGAGCGAAACCGCGACCGCTTGCGCGAGCGCGTCGACGCGTTCACCGACGCCCTAGATCTGACGGGCGCGGAGTACACGACGCCCGAGGGCGCGTTCTACGTGATGGCGCGCTTCGAGGGGTATCCCGGGACGCTCGAGAATGTCTTCGAACTGATCGACGAGGCCGGCGTCGCGGGGATGCCCGGTAACGCGTTCGGCGACTCCCGCTCCGACTGGCTCCGGTTCGCGCTCGTGACGCCGCGGGTCGAGGAGGCGGCAGACCGGCTGGCGGCGTACTTCGAGTAATCGCTCGAGACCGACGAATACTCGTGTGGGCGCGGGGAACGGAGATGTATGAGTGGAATCGACGTCGAGCCGGTCGACGGGGAAGCCGAGAGCGCGGACGACGACACGACCATCGAGGTGACGCCGACGGACTCAGTCGACGACACCGACGAACGCCGGACTGTCGACGTCGATCCTGCCGGCGAACCGATCGAGGGGCCGGACTACGTCCTCTACGGCGGGAAAGGCGGCGTCGGGAAGACGACGATGGCGGCCGCGACCGCGCTCGACAGCGCCCGGTCGGGCGTCCGGACGCTCGTCGTCTCGACGGACCCGGCACACTCGCTGTCGGATACGTTCGAGACCGACGTTCCCTCCGACCCGGGGCGACTCCGTGAGGACATCCCTCTCTATGGAGCCGAGATCGATCCCGAAGCCGCCATGGAGCGCGGACAGGCGGCGTTCCTCGGCGACGGCGGTCCGGGTGGCGGTGCAGGACCGCTCGGCGGTCTCGGCGACATGTTCGGCGACGACTCACCGATGGACGCGCTCTTTGGCGGCTCCATGCCCGGTGCGGACGAGGCCGCCGCGATGCAACTCCTGCTCGAGTACCTGGACGATGACCGGTTCGAGCGCGTCGTCGTCGACACCGCCCCGACGGGCCACACGTTACGGCTGCTCGAGTTGCCCGAGATCATGGACACGATGGTCGGGCGCATCCTCCAGTTCCGCCAGCGAATCGGCGGAATGTTCGAGAACATGAAGGGGATGTTCGGCGGGCAGGAGCCACCCGAAGACCCCGGAGACCTCGAGGATCTGCAGGTGCTTCGAGAACGCATCGAACGGCTCCGGGCGGCGCTGCGAGACCCGGCGCGGACGGACTTCCGGATCGTCCTCGTGCCCGAGGAGATGAGCGTCTTCGAGTCCAAACGGCTGCGCGAGCAACTCGAGGAGTTTTCGATTCCGGTCGGGACGGTCGTCGTCAACCGCGTGATGGAGCCGCTGTCGGACGTTACCGACGCCGTCGAAGGCGACGCGGCGTTTCTTCAGCCGAATCTGGACGACTGCGAGTTCTGCCAGCAACGCTGGGACGTCCAGCAGTCGGCGCTGGCCGAAGCACAGGAGCTGTTTCGCGGCACTGACGTCAAACGCGTCCCGTTGTTTGCCGACGAAGTCAGGGGTGACCGAATGCTCGCGGTCGTTGCAGCCTGTCTCCGTTGAGCTTCCCGCCGCGTCGTCGGCGGGTTGTCGCCCGTTTTTGATGTGTCTATCGTCGCCACTGGACCGCAGTGCCGACTCGATCGCACGCTGGTCGCCGGGCTCGACCCACAGTGTAGGTGTGGCCCGCCACTAGTACCGTCCCAACCGTCGACTGACGGGTCGAATCGAGCGACACCACCAGATTCGACCCATCAGTTCAGGCTTGGCCCGCCACTAGAGATCGATCGGAGTCTCGAGTTCGGGGTCGGCCTCGACGATTGCCCCAATCTGGGGTTTCCACCGGTCAAACGTCGACGTCGGTGTTACTAGGTGATTCGTCGAGTCGTACTCGAGTAATCCTGCCGAGTCCAGTTTCGGAAGGTGTCTGTGAGACAATGCGATCGTGGCGTTCGTTCGGCCGGTTCTGGGGGTTGCCGACGCGTCGCAGTCGTGTTCGACGACGGCTTCCGCGAGGGCTGTCACCGTCGTCGACTCCGATCGGTCGATGAACACACCGAGAACGACGCGACGCCGGACGTGTCGACACAGGTCGAGGAGAGTATCGAATTCGATCGCATCGTTACACATCACTCCAACAGCAACCTGCTATCGCACTCAATGTTACTTCTAGCTATACAACCTGTTTTTGTAGCTACGCTTCGGGCCGTCGCGTCGTCTCTGGGAGCGTCGTTGCGAGAAGCTGATCGATGCCACGCCAGAGTCGAGATGCGACCGCCTGCTGGGAGATGCCGAGTTCGTCACCGAGTTCTTCCATCGTGACCGCGCGTGGCGAGTCGAAGTACCCACGGTCGAACGCGAGCACCAGTGCTTCTCGCTGTGGTTCGGTCAGCACCGCCTCGACGGTCGAGTCGGTCGGCGTGAGCGGATGGAGATTCCGCAGCGTAATTGGAACGTCCAGTTCCCGGCAGCGTTGCTGGAAAGAAACGATGTCGCTGCGGTCGTCGCCACGAACGTCGAACGTCCACTGTGTGTCGGTGCCGACCGCTTCGACGAGCGGAACGTCGGTCTCGGTGAGCGCGTGCAGGATGCCGTCGTGGTCGCTGGCCCACTCGACCCGCAACAGGTGCTCGTCTTCGACGGAGTCGACAAGTTCGATCCGTCGGATCTCCGGTTGGTCGGCAAAGAACTCCTCGATGCCGTCGGTTTCGACGCCCCGAACCCAGAAGTACGGAACGAGGGCGTCTCGAGACGGGATAACCCGCTCGAGTTCGATCGTCGCGTCCGGCAACTGCTCGAACACGCTCCCGAGCGGAAAGCGATCCGCCGGAAGCGTAAACGTCGCCTCGGTAGCCATCTGGCGATTCGTTTCGCCCTCCCCGTAATACGACTCACGGTTTGTGTTGCCAGCACGGTGCCGTCCGTCGATACTCGTGTGCGTTCGCTCTCTCCTGGGGCGTCGGACGCGTCGCAGACGACCGCGGAAGTCTCGCGTGGGCGACCGCTGTCGCTCGACCGGTT contains:
- a CDS encoding DUF7139 domain-containing protein, producing MTSLTEVYEGHEREVTSLRRLYAGTALVLLGAVLSVVAVLVATTNLFAGFVVELADWGMSDNFAVVRVAGVLAGVGVPAALVGVFIVLPASHRVRAAAAISASLCLLGVCLFWYAYPENWRYGSDQLTLEVSAIYLLGLFTAVWCLFTAIVNFKTRNDPGGMLEMNVTRHNTILAVDEDDGDDEDDEPAGAGGVGLFGISPEGDVETQTNVDDGGTADPAPVGGPATSDGGSTTADITSPLDETGPATAASDDRSRNRGREPTDRYCGNCRHFEYARSSSGIVPYCTLDGTAMDDMDDCQEWEPNRE
- a CDS encoding metal-dependent hydrolase codes for the protein MNKRGHVLNAVLLSIGLGYLLEPAGDLQTFETIVAIGVPVTLGAMVPDIDTAFGKHRKTLHNLPLLIGFFLFPELFDNLEYVWIGVLTHYVLDVAGSKRGIALFYPITKTEYNLPIGVPVSSSRADLMTVVVTVLELVVAAAIIYDLPRRGFEMVRQSIGL
- a CDS encoding CinA family protein — protein: MNDDVDRELPMEVADVLREQDETLAVAESCTGGLIGAAITAVPGASDYFEAGLTTYAYGAKRRELGVSREALDEHGAVSEPVAREMARGVRDVCDVTWGVATTGIAGPTGGTEENPVGTVYIGVAYAGPWGSEASYATVSRYVFDGDRTDIRAKTVDRALETLFETIERTRQ
- a CDS encoding pyridoxal phosphate-dependent aminotransferase, with translation MEYETPLFFRVMEYASQAEGDVIDMVSGNPDWEPPQALRDGLHEYADREPDAFQYPPSEGLLELREEIAARRGVDREQVVVTNGAGEANYLAMARALERDRGDEIILTDPVYPYYPGKTTMLGGTQSFVAANENGQLDPADVCEAASEETAAIVANSPNNPTGAVYPEETMRKLVAIAEEYDAVLISDEVYDHFDLSGNFSSALAVDSDHRIVTNAFSKSLAITGFRVGYAIFPPELVANAKSRHMLVNVAGSRPSQYAVLQALCGTGPDYYERNRDRLRERVDAFTDALDLTGAEYTTPEGAFYVMARFEGYPGTLENVFELIDEAGVAGMPGNAFGDSRSDWLRFALVTPRVEEAADRLAAYFE
- a CDS encoding ArsA family ATPase, which translates into the protein MSGIDVEPVDGEAESADDDTTIEVTPTDSVDDTDERRTVDVDPAGEPIEGPDYVLYGGKGGVGKTTMAAATALDSARSGVRTLVVSTDPAHSLSDTFETDVPSDPGRLREDIPLYGAEIDPEAAMERGQAAFLGDGGPGGGAGPLGGLGDMFGDDSPMDALFGGSMPGADEAAAMQLLLEYLDDDRFERVVVDTAPTGHTLRLLELPEIMDTMVGRILQFRQRIGGMFENMKGMFGGQEPPEDPGDLEDLQVLRERIERLRAALRDPARTDFRIVLVPEEMSVFESKRLREQLEEFSIPVGTVVVNRVMEPLSDVTDAVEGDAAFLQPNLDDCEFCQQRWDVQQSALAEAQELFRGTDVKRVPLFADEVRGDRMLAVVAACLR
- a CDS encoding DUF7344 domain-containing protein; protein product: MCNDAIEFDTLLDLCRHVRRRVVLGVFIDRSESTTVTALAEAVVEHDCDASATPRTGRTNATIALSHRHLPKLDSAGLLEYDSTNHLVTPTSTFDRWKPQIGAIVEADPELETPIDL
- a CDS encoding helix-turn-helix domain-containing protein; this translates as MATEATFTLPADRFPLGSVFEQLPDATIELERVIPSRDALVPYFWVRGVETDGIEEFFADQPEIRRIELVDSVEDEHLLRVEWASDHDGILHALTETDVPLVEAVGTDTQWTFDVRGDDRSDIVSFQQRCRELDVPITLRNLHPLTPTDSTVEAVLTEPQREALVLAFDRGYFDSPRAVTMEELGDELGISQQAVASRLWRGIDQLLATTLPETTRRPEA